The Lysobacter gummosus genome includes a region encoding these proteins:
- a CDS encoding SEL1-like repeat protein: MKPGFVLMLIWAGACAAPCVHASAPPAPQAGAPAATAEQLATAETDHIHLQEFDARQRFAANHPNELHRLYGSEAAGKGQWGDAAVQFRRAARYADKYSQHRLSLMYWHGLGVRKDPALAYAWADLAAERLYPQFVLIREKMWQEMDEADRARALREGGALFDEYADAVAKPRFERAVARARANMTGSRAGAANGQLMVFATRDGDLQGSNFIDLKPMYAGWRLDPKRYWAVEDVVWQQGGNVEVGPLDTLIDQGRP, from the coding sequence ATGAAACCGGGTTTCGTACTGATGCTTATCTGGGCCGGCGCCTGCGCCGCGCCATGCGTCCACGCCAGCGCGCCGCCAGCGCCGCAGGCCGGCGCCCCCGCCGCGACCGCGGAGCAACTGGCCACGGCCGAGACCGACCATATCCACCTGCAGGAATTCGACGCGCGCCAGCGCTTCGCCGCCAATCATCCCAACGAGCTGCACCGGCTGTACGGCTCGGAAGCCGCCGGCAAGGGCCAGTGGGGCGACGCCGCGGTGCAGTTCCGCCGCGCCGCGCGCTATGCCGACAAGTATTCGCAGCACCGGCTGAGCCTGATGTACTGGCACGGCCTGGGCGTGCGCAAGGACCCCGCGCTGGCCTATGCCTGGGCCGATCTGGCGGCTGAGCGCCTGTATCCGCAGTTCGTGCTGATCCGGGAAAAGATGTGGCAGGAAATGGACGAGGCCGATCGCGCGCGCGCCCTGCGCGAAGGCGGCGCGCTGTTCGACGAATACGCCGACGCGGTCGCCAAGCCGCGCTTCGAGCGCGCCGTGGCCCGCGCCCGCGCCAACATGACCGGCAGCCGCGCCGGCGCCGCCAACGGCCAGCTGATGGTGTTCGCCACCCGCGACGGCGATCTGCAGGGATCGAACTTCATCGATCTCAAGCCGATGTACGCCGGCTGGCGCCTGGATCCCAAACGCTACTGGGCGGTCGAGGACGTGGTCTGGCAGCAGGGCGGCAACGTCGAGGTCGGGCCGCTGGATACCCTGATCGACCAGGGACGTCCTTAA
- a CDS encoding barstar family protein, which translates to MSPLDPRELLADPAQAGAYFIDARDARALADAAADLDYAVARVDFAGCAGKDEALQRIARALRFPEWFGGNWDALNDSVNDLSWWPAPGYLLLIEHAGAWQSQYADEATILVEILNDAAQDWAKARVAFWALLPLPAADLAKMAP; encoded by the coding sequence ATGAGCCCTCTCGATCCGCGCGAACTGCTCGCCGATCCGGCCCAGGCCGGCGCGTACTTCATCGATGCGCGCGACGCGCGCGCCCTGGCCGACGCCGCGGCCGATCTCGACTACGCGGTGGCGCGAGTCGATTTCGCCGGCTGCGCGGGCAAGGACGAGGCCTTGCAGCGGATCGCGCGCGCGCTGCGGTTTCCGGAATGGTTCGGCGGCAACTGGGACGCGCTCAACGACAGCGTCAACGATCTGTCGTGGTGGCCGGCGCCGGGTTATCTGCTGCTGATCGAACACGCCGGCGCGTGGCAGTCGCAGTACGCCGACGAGGCGACGATCCTGGTCGAAATCCTCAACGACGCGGCGCAGGACTGGGCCAAGGCGCGGGTCGCGTTCTGGGCGCTGCTGCCGCTGCCGGCGGCCGATCTGGCGAAGATGGCGCCGTAA
- a CDS encoding nucleotidyltransferase domain-containing protein, translated as MSDPAHPHDIHPVSDAKRRAVLVALAAIEREHEVRIVYACESGSRGWGFSSPDSDYDARFVYVHKQPWYLTVNERTGAGEPQRDVIELPIDDELDVSGWDLRKTLRLLSKSNPTLSEWLRSPIVYRQDDALTAQLRDLADAFYSPIAAWHHYLSMAKGNFRGYLRGEQVRTKKYLYVLRPVLACQWIECEAGAPPMAFEDLLERLLPHGLVREAIDALLVRKRLSAEVAAGPRIAAISDFLEAEIERMQALQPQLPAGAGRGERLDEFFRSALA; from the coding sequence ATGTCCGACCCCGCCCATCCGCACGATATCCACCCGGTGTCCGACGCCAAGCGCCGGGCGGTGCTCGTCGCGTTGGCGGCGATCGAGCGCGAGCACGAGGTACGCATCGTCTACGCCTGCGAATCGGGCAGCCGCGGCTGGGGGTTCTCCTCGCCCGACAGCGACTACGACGCGCGCTTCGTCTACGTGCACAAGCAACCGTGGTACCTGACCGTCAACGAGCGCACCGGCGCGGGCGAGCCGCAGCGCGATGTGATCGAGCTGCCGATCGACGACGAGTTGGACGTCAGTGGCTGGGATCTGCGCAAGACACTGCGGTTGTTGTCGAAATCCAACCCGACCTTATCGGAATGGCTGCGCTCGCCGATCGTGTATCGCCAGGACGACGCGCTGACTGCGCAACTGCGCGATCTGGCCGACGCGTTTTACTCGCCGATCGCCGCCTGGCATCACTACCTGAGCATGGCCAAGGGCAATTTTCGCGGCTATCTGCGCGGCGAGCAGGTGCGTACCAAGAAGTACCTGTACGTTTTGCGCCCGGTCCTGGCCTGCCAGTGGATCGAGTGCGAGGCTGGCGCGCCGCCGATGGCCTTCGAGGACCTGCTGGAGCGGCTGCTGCCGCACGGCCTGGTGCGCGAGGCGATCGACGCGCTGCTGGTGCGCAAGCGCCTGAGCGCCGAAGTCGCGGCCGGGCCGCGGATCGCGGCGATCAGCGATTTTCTCGAAGCCGAGATCGAGCGGATGCAGGCCTTGCAGCCGCAGCTGCCGGCCGGCGCCGGGCGCGGCGAGCGGCTGGACGAGTTCTTCCGCTCGGCGTTGGCGTAA
- a CDS encoding Hsp70 family protein: protein MKIGIDFGTSYSAAAAVIDGRVRTVRFGEEQQFRTTVYFPEAVPDPSQFELTDALEAQVDALVRSARAQHTRAANEAQAARREQAARLPADQREAALALIATPAPRSETDLRRDAIRAVRRQWLEEQVREARASAASLQNAVYGEDAVEAYLTEGFGNLVQSPKSMLGYQLAPHVRQTIVGIAGYILEHIRLSASQQLGVNVRSAVLGRPVQFRSSMGDAGGDQALAILTEAAAGAGFDEVSFLEEPVAAALGYHAQSAQRHRTLVVDIGGGTTDITLAEVGGADAPVVLGSWGIARGGVDVDLSLSLSRFMPLFGKAVTRVPAHHFVEAATVHDVVRQRDFQRRDAYREVAEPFGPRLIALQQPGNTTRLSRAVESAKIELSTREDHRAELGYIEPGLALATSARDLGESAGPFLGFVSDLLREVGAEIDARLGEAPSAVFLTGGMSRAPYVREAVQRCFPQARLVAGDPSLGVVSGLAFAAAQAA from the coding sequence ATGAAGATCGGCATCGATTTCGGCACCAGCTATTCCGCCGCCGCCGCGGTGATCGACGGCCGCGTGCGCACCGTGCGCTTCGGCGAGGAACAGCAGTTCCGCACCACCGTGTATTTCCCCGAGGCGGTGCCCGATCCGAGCCAGTTCGAGCTGACCGACGCGCTCGAAGCTCAGGTCGATGCCCTGGTGCGCAGCGCCCGCGCCCAGCACACCCGCGCCGCCAACGAGGCCCAGGCCGCGCGCCGCGAACAGGCTGCGCGCCTGCCCGCCGATCAGCGCGAGGCGGCGCTGGCCTTGATCGCAACGCCCGCGCCGCGTTCGGAGACCGATCTGCGCCGCGACGCCATCCGCGCGGTGCGCCGGCAGTGGCTGGAAGAACAGGTGCGCGAAGCGCGCGCTTCGGCGGCCTCGCTGCAGAACGCGGTGTACGGCGAGGACGCGGTCGAGGCCTATCTGACGGAAGGTTTCGGCAATCTGGTGCAGTCGCCCAAGTCGATGCTGGGCTATCAGCTGGCGCCGCACGTGCGCCAGACCATCGTCGGCATCGCCGGCTACATCCTCGAACACATCCGCCTGAGCGCCAGCCAGCAGCTCGGCGTCAACGTGCGCTCGGCCGTGCTCGGCCGGCCGGTGCAGTTCCGCAGCTCGATGGGCGACGCCGGCGGCGACCAGGCGCTGGCGATCCTGACCGAGGCCGCGGCCGGCGCCGGGTTCGACGAAGTCAGCTTTCTCGAAGAACCGGTCGCCGCGGCCCTGGGCTATCACGCCCAGAGCGCGCAGCGGCATCGCACCTTGGTGGTGGACATCGGCGGCGGCACCACCGACATCACCCTGGCCGAAGTCGGCGGCGCGGACGCACCGGTCGTGCTCGGCTCGTGGGGCATCGCCCGCGGCGGCGTGGACGTGGACTTGTCGCTGAGCCTGTCGCGCTTCATGCCGCTGTTCGGCAAGGCGGTGACGCGGGTGCCGGCGCATCACTTCGTCGAGGCCGCGACCGTGCACGACGTGGTGCGCCAGCGCGATTTCCAGCGTCGCGACGCCTACCGCGAAGTCGCCGAGCCGTTCGGCCCGCGCCTGATCGCGCTGCAGCAGCCGGGCAACACCACCCGCCTGAGCCGCGCGGTGGAGTCGGCCAAGATCGAACTGAGCACGCGCGAGGATCATCGCGCCGAGTTGGGTTACATCGAGCCGGGCCTGGCGCTGGCGACCAGCGCGCGCGACCTGGGCGAATCGGCCGGGCCGTTCCTGGGTTTCGTGTCCGACCTGCTGCGCGAGGTCGGCGCCGAAATCGACGCGCGCCTAGGCGAGGCGCCCAGCGCGGTGTTCCTGACTGGCGGCATGTCGCGCGCGCCGTACGTGCGCGAGGCGGTGCAGCGCTGTTTCCCGCAGGCGCGGCTGGTGGCGGGCGATCCGTCGCTGGGCGTGGTCTCGGGTCTGGCGTTCGCGGCGGCGCAGGCGGCTTGA
- a CDS encoding I78 family peptidase inhibitor, translating to MSPNAFIRITLPVAALSLVLAACATPIPPTNISPAACNAEAARWAIGRAPDEATVERARTETGSKSVRVLKPGTAATMDFRPDRLNIDVNDRGAITGLRCG from the coding sequence ATGTCCCCCAACGCCTTCATCCGCATCACCCTGCCCGTCGCCGCGCTGAGCCTCGTCCTGGCCGCCTGCGCCACGCCGATTCCGCCGACCAACATCAGCCCCGCCGCCTGCAACGCCGAAGCCGCGCGCTGGGCGATCGGCCGCGCGCCCGACGAGGCCACGGTCGAACGCGCCCGCACCGAAACCGGCAGCAAGTCGGTGCGCGTGCTCAAGCCCGGCACGGCGGCGACGATGGATTTCCGGCCCGACCGCTTGAACATCGACGTCAACGATCGCGGCGCCATCACCGGTCTGCGCTGCGGCTAA
- a CDS encoding GNAT family N-acetyltransferase, whose translation MPPIQTDRLVLNELTADDAGFILELLNEPSFIDNIGDRGVRDLDSAVRYILDGPVQSYARNGYGLWRVDLRDSGEAIGMCGLLKRDTLPDPDLGYAFLPRHWSRGYAVESGTAVLQHARNALALPRVLAITIPDNRSSIKVLERLGLRFERMIRIGEDDLRLFSTEPGE comes from the coding sequence ATGCCGCCGATACAGACCGACCGCCTCGTGCTCAACGAACTCACCGCCGACGATGCCGGCTTCATTCTCGAACTGCTCAACGAGCCGTCCTTCATCGACAACATCGGCGACCGCGGCGTGCGCGATCTCGACAGCGCGGTGCGCTACATCCTCGACGGCCCGGTGCAGAGCTACGCCCGCAACGGCTACGGCCTGTGGCGGGTGGACCTGCGCGACAGCGGCGAGGCGATCGGCATGTGCGGCCTGCTCAAGCGCGACACCCTGCCCGACCCCGACCTGGGCTACGCCTTCCTGCCGCGGCACTGGTCGCGCGGCTATGCGGTCGAGTCCGGCACGGCGGTCCTGCAGCACGCGCGCAACGCGCTGGCGCTGCCGCGGGTGCTGGCGATCACCATCCCCGACAACCGGTCCTCGATCAAGGTGCTGGAGCGGCTGGGCCTGCGCTTCGAACGCATGATCCGCATCGGCGAGGACGACCTGCGCCTGTTCTCGACCGAACCCGGGGAATAA
- a CDS encoding sel1 repeat family protein translates to MTAPHRHSISLLLAAALAAACADAHAQSTAPAGSDPAEDPFMAEVGYMELHPDVEYRQLAMQSHRRGHYQTALEHFRRAGFFGDKPSQGLAAEMYWKGEGTPADRALAYVWMDMAAERGYRDLVSLRERYWAAMTPEERKRALELGPALYKVYGDPTVKPRYERRLTRLRNQITGSHIGVDVGVGASAGNEGMFQEQSKVGGLYARANWDAKQYWVRQDTFWQRRFGGTVNVGDIETLSQGEPGAEKLRPAAEAQTKPAPKPAPEPTP, encoded by the coding sequence ATGACGGCACCGCATCGCCATTCGATATCCCTCTTGCTCGCGGCCGCGCTGGCCGCCGCCTGCGCCGACGCCCACGCCCAGAGCACCGCGCCGGCCGGCTCGGACCCGGCCGAAGACCCGTTCATGGCCGAAGTCGGCTACATGGAACTGCATCCGGACGTCGAGTACCGCCAGCTCGCCATGCAGTCGCACCGCCGCGGCCACTACCAGACCGCGCTGGAGCATTTCCGCCGCGCCGGTTTCTTCGGCGACAAGCCCTCGCAGGGCCTGGCCGCGGAGATGTACTGGAAGGGCGAAGGCACCCCGGCCGATCGCGCCCTGGCCTATGTGTGGATGGACATGGCCGCCGAGCGCGGTTACCGCGACCTGGTCTCGCTGCGCGAGCGCTATTGGGCGGCGATGACGCCCGAGGAGCGCAAGCGCGCGCTCGAACTGGGCCCGGCGCTGTACAAGGTCTATGGCGATCCGACCGTCAAGCCGCGTTACGAGCGCCGGCTCACGCGCCTGCGCAACCAGATCACCGGCAGCCACATCGGCGTGGACGTCGGCGTCGGCGCGAGCGCCGGCAACGAGGGCATGTTCCAGGAACAGAGCAAGGTCGGCGGCCTGTACGCCCGCGCCAACTGGGACGCCAAGCAGTACTGGGTTCGTCAGGACACTTTCTGGCAGCGGCGTTTCGGCGGCACGGTCAACGTCGGCGACATCGAGACCCTGAGCCAGGGCGAACCGGGCGCGGAAAAACTCCGGCCCGCGGCCGAGGCGCAGACCAAGCCCGCGCCGAAACCGGCGCCCGAACCGACGCCCTGA
- a CDS encoding DUF938 domain-containing protein gives MKPYSPSCERNREPILAVLRERFADRRTVLEIGSGTGQHAVHFAAAMPWLSWQCADRAEYLPGIGLWLEEAALANTPPPLELEAVAAPVAGFMPAPVSAADASGFDAAFSANTLHIMGWPQVEGFFAGLDAALARGATVVVYGPFNYGGRFSSDSNREFDAWLKARDPVSGVRDFEAVDALAAGIGLRLIEDVAMPANNRCLVWRRGA, from the coding sequence ATGAAACCCTATTCGCCTTCGTGCGAGCGCAATCGCGAGCCGATCCTGGCGGTGCTGCGCGAACGTTTCGCCGATCGCCGCACGGTGCTGGAAATCGGCAGCGGCACCGGCCAGCACGCGGTGCATTTCGCCGCGGCGATGCCGTGGCTGAGCTGGCAATGCGCGGATCGCGCCGAATACTTGCCGGGCATCGGGCTTTGGCTCGAAGAGGCGGCGCTGGCGAATACGCCGCCGCCGTTGGAACTGGAAGCGGTGGCGGCGCCGGTCGCGGGATTCATGCCGGCGCCGGTGTCGGCCGCGGACGCATCCGGGTTCGATGCGGCGTTCAGCGCCAACACTCTGCACATCATGGGCTGGCCGCAGGTCGAGGGATTCTTCGCCGGGCTGGACGCGGCGCTGGCGCGCGGGGCGACGGTCGTGGTCTACGGGCCGTTCAATTACGGCGGGCGGTTCAGCAGCGACAGCAATCGCGAGTTCGATGCCTGGCTGAAGGCGCGCGACCCGGTGTCGGGCGTGCGCGATTTCGAAGCGGTGGATGCGTTGGCGGCCGGCATCGGTTTGCGCCTGATCGAGGATGTGGCGATGCCGGCGAACAATCGCTGCCTGGTCTGGCGCAGGGGCGCCTAG
- a CDS encoding DEAD/DEAH box helicase, whose product MSALIDPSSRDLVPSAAGARALARSDNEEAIDARHGGALAERLQRRYRDRITGHFTLPGREGRYAPLPEDLPESLKAALRARGIERLYSHQAEAWEAAQAGEHVAVVTPTASGKSLCYTLPVVAAAMTSGAKALYLFPTKALAQDQVAELLELNRAGDLGVKAFTFDGDTPGDARQAIRLHGDIVVSNPDMLHQAILPHHTKWAQFFENLRYVVIDEIHTYRGVFGSHVAGVLRRLQRICAFYGVKPQFILCSATIGNPKAHAEALIEQPVRAILDSGAPTGDKHVLLWNPPVVNADLGLRASARSQSNRIARIAIKAGLKTLVFAQTRLMVEVLTKYLKDVFDHDPRKPARIRAYRGGYLPSERREAERAMRDGRIDGIVSTSALELGVDIGSLDVVVLNGYPGSVAATWQRFGRAGRRQQPSLGVMVASSQPLDQYVVRHPDFFADASPEHARIAPDQPLILFDHIRCAAFELPFQHGESFGPIDPDVFLQALAETGVVHREGERWEWIADSYPANAVSLRSVADGNFVVVDRSGGRQAIIAEVDYSAAALTLYEGAIHMIQSVPYQVERLDWEGRKAYVTRTHVDYYTDSIDYTKLKVLERFDGGPAGRGDSHHGEVHVVRRVAGYKKIRYYTHESIGYGPVNLPDQELHTTALWWQLPQGVLLSRFESRQDALDGFLGAAHALHIVATVAVMADARDLQKSVGNGDGAWFATQDADGRGQLRGGEHDPPHGGALSMLEVQQFVPTVYLYDNFPGGVGLSEPLWLRQAELVTRSRELIERCDCRAGCPACVGPVLASDEERGAATPKSLALRVLQLLEDDAA is encoded by the coding sequence ATGTCCGCTCTGATCGATCCGTCCTCGCGCGATCTCGTCCCGTCCGCCGCCGGCGCCCGCGCCCTGGCGCGCAGCGACAACGAAGAAGCCATCGACGCACGCCACGGCGGCGCCCTGGCCGAGCGCCTGCAACGCCGCTACCGCGACCGCATCACCGGCCACTTCACCCTGCCCGGCCGCGAAGGCCGCTACGCGCCGTTGCCGGAAGACCTGCCCGAGTCGCTGAAGGCCGCGTTGCGCGCGCGCGGCATCGAGCGGCTCTACAGCCATCAGGCCGAAGCCTGGGAGGCGGCCCAGGCCGGCGAACACGTGGCCGTGGTCACCCCGACCGCCTCGGGCAAATCGCTGTGCTACACCCTGCCGGTGGTGGCCGCGGCGATGACCAGCGGGGCCAAGGCGCTGTACCTGTTTCCGACCAAGGCGTTGGCGCAGGATCAGGTGGCCGAACTGCTGGAACTCAACCGCGCCGGCGACCTCGGGGTAAAGGCCTTCACCTTCGACGGCGACACCCCCGGCGATGCGCGCCAGGCGATCCGCCTGCACGGCGACATCGTCGTGTCCAACCCGGACATGCTGCATCAGGCGATCCTGCCGCATCACACCAAGTGGGCGCAGTTCTTCGAGAACCTGCGTTACGTCGTCATCGACGAAATCCACACCTACCGCGGCGTGTTCGGCAGCCATGTCGCCGGCGTGCTGCGGCGCTTGCAGCGCATCTGCGCGTTCTACGGGGTCAAGCCGCAATTCATCCTGTGCTCGGCGACGATCGGCAATCCCAAGGCGCACGCCGAGGCGCTGATCGAACAACCGGTGCGCGCGATCCTCGACTCCGGCGCGCCCACCGGCGACAAGCACGTGCTGCTGTGGAACCCGCCGGTGGTCAATGCCGACCTGGGCCTGCGTGCCTCGGCGCGATCGCAGAGCAACCGCATCGCCCGCATCGCGATCAAGGCCGGCCTGAAGACGCTGGTGTTCGCCCAGACCCGCCTGATGGTCGAGGTGCTCACCAAGTATCTGAAAGACGTGTTCGATCACGACCCGCGCAAGCCCGCGCGCATCCGCGCCTACCGCGGCGGCTATCTGCCCAGCGAGCGTCGCGAAGCCGAACGGGCGATGCGCGACGGCCGCATCGACGGCATCGTCTCGACTTCGGCGCTGGAACTCGGCGTGGACATCGGCAGCCTGGATGTCGTGGTGCTCAACGGCTATCCCGGCTCGGTCGCGGCCACCTGGCAACGCTTCGGCCGCGCCGGCCGCCGCCAGCAGCCGTCACTGGGGGTGATGGTCGCCAGCTCGCAGCCGCTGGACCAGTACGTAGTGCGGCATCCGGATTTCTTCGCCGACGCCTCGCCCGAACACGCGCGAATCGCTCCGGACCAGCCGCTGATCCTGTTCGATCACATCCGCTGCGCCGCCTTCGAGCTGCCGTTCCAGCACGGCGAGAGCTTCGGCCCGATCGACCCGGACGTGTTCCTGCAGGCGCTGGCCGAAACCGGCGTGGTCCATCGCGAGGGCGAACGCTGGGAGTGGATCGCCGACAGCTATCCGGCCAATGCGGTGAGCCTGCGCTCGGTCGCCGACGGCAACTTCGTCGTGGTCGATCGCAGCGGCGGGCGCCAGGCGATCATCGCCGAAGTCGATTACTCGGCCGCCGCGCTGACCTTGTACGAAGGCGCCATCCACATGATCCAGTCGGTGCCGTACCAGGTCGAGCGGCTGGACTGGGAAGGGCGCAAGGCCTATGTCACCCGCACTCACGTCGATTACTACACCGACTCGATCGACTACACCAAGCTCAAGGTGCTGGAACGCTTCGACGGCGGCCCGGCCGGGCGCGGCGACAGCCATCACGGCGAAGTGCACGTGGTTCGGCGCGTCGCCGGCTACAAGAAGATCCGTTACTACACGCACGAAAGCATCGGCTACGGGCCGGTCAATCTGCCCGATCAGGAATTGCATACGACCGCGCTGTGGTGGCAGTTGCCGCAGGGCGTGCTGCTGTCGCGGTTTGAATCCAGGCAAGACGCGCTGGACGGTTTTCTCGGCGCCGCGCATGCGCTGCACATCGTCGCCACGGTCGCGGTGATGGCCGATGCGCGCGATCTGCAGAAATCGGTCGGCAACGGCGACGGTGCCTGGTTCGCGACGCAAGACGCGGACGGCCGCGGCCAGTTGCGCGGCGGCGAGCACGATCCGCCGCACGGCGGTGCGCTGTCGATGCTGGAAGTGCAGCAGTTCGTGCCGACCGTGTACCTGTACGACAATTTCCCCGGCGGCGTGGGGCTCAGCGAGCCGTTGTGGTTGCGTCAGGCCGAATTGGTGACGCGCTCGCGCGAACTGATCGAGCGCTGCGATTGCCGCGCCGGCTGCCCGGCCTGCGTCGGGCCGGTGCTGGCGTCGGACGAAGAGCGCGGCGCGGCGACGCCGAAGTCGCTGGCGCTGCGGGTGTTGCAACTGCTCGAAGACGACGCGGCATGA
- a CDS encoding I78 family peptidase inhibitor yields MPNRNDASHPLHRLLPMAVLALGLSLALSACASPRPAADMASSAEQAAAGQPALEPATPTQPTPMPAAPTCNAEAAKSAIGKTADAATVERARTAAGGHTVRVLKPGQIITKEYMDGRVNVHVDEKNVIVDVGCG; encoded by the coding sequence ATGCCGAACCGAAACGACGCATCGCACCCGCTGCACCGCCTGCTGCCCATGGCCGTGCTGGCGCTCGGCCTGTCCCTGGCGCTGAGCGCCTGCGCCAGCCCGCGCCCCGCCGCCGACATGGCCAGCTCGGCCGAGCAAGCCGCCGCCGGGCAACCGGCCTTGGAACCCGCCACGCCAACGCAGCCCACGCCCATGCCCGCAGCACCGACTTGCAACGCCGAAGCGGCCAAATCCGCGATCGGCAAGACCGCCGACGCCGCCACCGTCGAACGCGCCCGCACCGCCGCCGGCGGCCACACCGTGCGCGTGCTCAAGCCCGGGCAGATCATCACGAAGGAATACATGGACGGCCGGGTCAACGTGCACGTCGATGAGAAGAACGTGATCGTCGATGTGGGTTGCGGCTGA
- a CDS encoding ribonuclease domain-containing protein, with protein MRTPTPRNLLIVVIVALGLWLWHRHSAPTPAGSRAPIAAPASGTASIRSEGSRNTAPQDSLPREAHDVLRRIAAGGPFDHRQDGSVFQNRENRLPRQPRGYYHEYTVETPGSDDRGARRIVTGGDPPREYYYSDDHYRSFRRFDVPNEGAAR; from the coding sequence ATGCGCACCCCTACTCCCCGCAATCTGCTGATCGTAGTGATCGTGGCGCTGGGCTTATGGCTCTGGCACCGGCATTCGGCGCCGACGCCGGCCGGTTCGCGTGCGCCGATCGCCGCGCCGGCATCCGGCACCGCGTCGATCCGCAGCGAAGGCTCACGCAATACCGCGCCCCAAGACTCGCTGCCGCGCGAGGCCCATGACGTATTGCGCCGCATCGCCGCCGGTGGCCCGTTCGACCATCGCCAGGACGGCAGCGTGTTCCAGAACCGCGAGAACCGCCTGCCCCGCCAGCCGCGCGGCTATTACCACGAGTACACGGTGGAAACCCCCGGCTCGGACGATCGCGGCGCGCGCCGCATCGTCACCGGCGGCGATCCGCCGCGCGAGTACTACTACAGCGACGATCACTACCGCAGCTTCCGCCGCTTCGATGTGCCGAACGAAGGAGCCGCGCGATGA
- a CDS encoding YiiX family permuted papain-like enzyme, which yields MLRLSLHCLLILALACAGCAVAQPPLRDGDLIFQTSRSAQSLAIQRATGSRYSHMGVILHRGGKPWVYEATGPTVYAPLRSWIARGEGGHYVVKRLRAPLSAQQQARLRKQADAFGGRAYDLSFEWSDDRMYCSELVWKMYDRALGIRIGALQRLGDFKLDDPAVKAKLRERYGSKVPLNEPVISPAAMYDSPLLVTVASD from the coding sequence ATGCTTCGGCTTAGCCTGCACTGCCTGCTGATCCTGGCCCTGGCCTGCGCCGGTTGCGCCGTCGCGCAGCCGCCGCTGCGCGACGGCGACCTGATCTTCCAGACCTCGCGCTCGGCGCAGAGCCTGGCGATCCAGCGCGCGACCGGCTCGCGCTACAGCCACATGGGCGTGATCCTGCATCGGGGCGGCAAGCCCTGGGTGTACGAGGCCACCGGCCCGACTGTGTACGCGCCGCTGCGCAGCTGGATCGCGCGCGGCGAAGGCGGCCACTACGTGGTCAAGCGCCTGCGCGCGCCCTTGAGCGCGCAGCAGCAGGCGCGGCTGCGCAAACAGGCCGACGCCTTCGGCGGCCGCGCCTACGACCTGAGCTTCGAATGGTCGGACGATCGGATGTATTGCTCCGAGCTGGTCTGGAAGATGTACGACCGCGCGCTCGGGATCAGGATCGGCGCCTTGCAGCGGCTGGGCGATTTCAAGCTCGACGATCCGGCGGTGAAGGCCAAGCTGCGCGAACGCTACGGCAGCAAGGTGCCGTTGAACGAACCGGTGATCTCGCCGGCGGCGATGTACGACTCGCCGCTGCTGGTGACCGTGGCTTCGGATTGA
- a CDS encoding thymidine kinase, producing the protein MAKLYFYYSAMNAGKTTTLLQSAHNYQERGMRVAILTPRLDDRAGTGTVASRIGLRADAVAFDRDTDLETLIHADIAARGALHCVLVDEAQFMSRSQVWQLSEVVDNLRIPVLCYGLRTDFRGELFEGSQYLLAWADELTEIKTICHSGKKATMTVRVDEAGRAVQDGPQVEIGGNDRYVSVSRAEYKKVMRGEGTIEPLQQNLPLSN; encoded by the coding sequence ATGGCCAAGCTCTATTTCTATTATTCGGCGATGAACGCCGGCAAGACCACGACGCTGCTGCAGTCGGCGCACAACTACCAGGAGCGCGGCATGCGCGTGGCGATCCTGACCCCGCGCCTGGACGATCGCGCCGGCACCGGCACGGTCGCCTCGCGCATCGGCCTGCGCGCCGACGCGGTCGCCTTCGATCGCGACACCGACCTGGAAACGCTGATCCACGCCGACATCGCCGCGCGCGGCGCGCTGCATTGCGTGCTGGTGGACGAAGCCCAGTTCATGAGCCGTTCGCAGGTATGGCAGCTCAGCGAGGTCGTCGACAACTTGCGCATCCCGGTGCTGTGCTACGGCCTGCGCACGGATTTTCGCGGCGAATTGTTCGAAGGCAGCCAATACCTGCTGGCCTGGGCCGATGAGCTGACCGAGATCAAGACCATCTGCCATTCCGGCAAGAAAGCGACCATGACCGTGCGCGTGGACGAAGCCGGCCGCGCGGTCCAGGACGGGCCGCAGGTGGAGATCGGCGGCAACGACCGCTACGTCTCGGTGTCGCGCGCGGAGTACAAGAAAGTCATGCGCGGCGAAGGGACGATCGAGCCGTTGCAGCAGAACTTGCCGTTGTCGAACTGA